The nucleotide sequence TTTATAAAATTGAACTTTGCCACCGCTAGATTTAATGGCATCTACTGTTTCAGTAGCTTGTTCTTCGTTAAAATCTAGGAGTGCTACAAAAGCACCTTCAGCTGCAAATCTTTCTGTGATTGCACGTCCAATACCAGATCCGCCGCCAGTAACGACTGCGATTTTATTGTCTAATTTACCCATGTTAATTTCCTTTGTTATGATATAATTTTTTTGATTGTTGAACATGTTTTAAGAGCAGAGTTGAAGCAAGATCGGCATCTTGATTTTTTATTGCTTGAGTTATAGCCGCGTGCTCATCGCATAAGTTGGCAAGCATTTCTTTTGAGCTATAAACCTGCATGCTTATTTTCACGAAGGCTTCATAGAGTGATTCTAGAAGAGTGTAAAATAAATCGTTTCCAGAGGCTTTAATGATGCTCAAATGAAAGGAATGATCCAAACGGCCAAATTTCTCTAAATCATCAAAGTTATTACGCATCTCTTCAATGCGCTTCTCAAGAGTTTTGATGAGCGAATCATCGGGATTTTGGCAAACAGTTCTGATGCAGTCAGTTTCTAATAATTCA is from Lentisphaera profundi and encodes:
- a CDS encoding FadR/GntR family transcriptional regulator gives rise to the protein MFKTLNDREKLSAQVAKELEKSILDKRFVPDQPIPSEARLCQSFGVSRTVVREAIQQLKSQGIIHSIPGSGNYISRNNTSNLQRSMSLLASLNLDTPLYKEIIELRELLETDCIRTVCQNPDDSLIKTLEKRIEEMRNNFDDLEKFGRLDHSFHLSIIKASGNDLFYTLLESLYEAFVKISMQVYSSKEMLANLCDEHAAITQAIKNQDADLASTLLLKHVQQSKKLYHNKGN